In Heyndrickxia vini, the sequence AATAGCTTTCATACGATTGGAAATGAGACTTCCCTCACTTTCATGAAGTAATAGATACATAAATTCCTTTAATGTACCAAATTCTTGATCAGGCTCGAAGGGTTGCTCATTTCCGGTAAAAATCACATTAACCTTATGAGTGTAAATTAGATCCGTGATTTCTAAATATTCATAAAAGCTTCGTGCTAAACGATCCCGTTTATATACAATTAATGTATCAACTTGATCGTTTTTAACTAACTCAAGTAAATTTTGAAGACCTTTTCGTTGAGATGAACTAGGAG encodes:
- a CDS encoding recombinase family protein; protein product: MKDNKKTIVYARSASTKQNIDLQLEAANPHLKGIQEENIMKITDYATPSSSQRKGLQNLLELVKNDQVDTLIVYKRDRLARSFYEYLEITDLIYTHKVNVIFTGNEQPFEPDQEFGTLKEFMYLLLHESEGSLISNRMKAIRKAKQP